The genomic stretch TTTGGTTCCTCGTCGTAATCATTTCCTTTGTATCCTTTACCAACATTGTTGATACCTGAGACCATATTATTCAAAAGCGATTCCTGGGCTCCACCTACCACTATGCATACGGAGTTATCCCCGTTATTGATGAGACTCTTGATGTTTTTTGCAGAGGCACTGGTGAGCCCCAAACCCAAAAGATAGTCTCTATAGAATGGCAAGGTAAACTGGGTTGTGAGTGTCAATGGAAATATATTTCCGATTCCAGCGAAGATTCGTTCACCTTGAGAAGGATCATGGAAAAAGGGTTTGAGGATCTTCAAAGGAGGTTGATAAGGCTCATTTCTCACAGCATTGGTTGCAAAAGTACCCATTACACCCATAGAAATGACTCCATGAGGATGATAGCCAAAGATATACCGTGGCCCAGTCGAAACCCGTCTATATTTTACATTTTTGAGTTTCGAGGATGATAAGGAAGTAGATGATTGCAGAGAACTGGAGCTTTCAGAAGCTTCTTTTCCATGTTGTGGAGGAGGAGAATGAGATTCTGTATCATTCAATCTTTTACTAAGACCTAACCCTTTAAAGATCTTATCTATAAGAGTACGCGAATCTTCGGAtatcaagtcttcttcgtcgtctgtctcgtcgtcttctacgacttcaacttcagaaaagGTCGGTTCTAGATCCACAGTCTTGTGTACTACAATGGGGAAATAGTTAACGAACCACTCCcagatgatgaagttgCGCATCCAATCTCGGACTCTATAGACTACTTTACCATTTGTCGGTGTGTGGAGATCAAAGCCGTACCACCATACAAAGTAGGGAAACACTACTGTCAACCACAGGATCCACCCTAGTGAGAcaa from Scheffersomyces stipitis CBS 6054 chromosome 2, complete sequence encodes the following:
- a CDS encoding diacylglycerol acyltransferase, which gives rise to LNVAPLNTPLRNRLQTVGVIWHTISIPSFVCLFLLFVSLGWISWLTVVFPYFVWWYGFDLHTPTNGKVVYRVRDWMRNFIIWEWFVNYFPIVVHKTVDLEPTFSEVEVVEDDETDDEEDLISEDSRTLIDKIFKGRVSTGPRYIFGYHPHGVISMGVMGTFATNAVRNEPYQPPLKILKPFFHDPSQGERIFAGIGNIFPLTLTTQFTLPFYRDYLLGLGLTSASAKNIKSLINNGDNSVCIVVGGAQESLLNNMVSESKRQIKLVLHKRKGFVKLAIELGNVSLVPIFAFGEADIYKLTIPEPGSLGYAFQQWMKKTFSFTVPFFSARGVFIYDFGFLPFRNPINVCVGRPIHIPQVKTKMPPELLDHYHKLYVDELKRVYEENKCKYGYEDVELNIIE